ACTCAATAAGGTTTGCAACGCACACGGCTTTAATGTGGACATTCCATGGAAGGAGCTTACAGCTGAACAGCAAGATGTAGTCTTAAATGGTAGTGATCGACTTAAAGTCTTTTATGGTAAGCATGGATTGGAGTCCCGATTGCGGTGGGAAGGAATCAAAGCAAAGCCCAGAGAAGAAGGCTATTACAAAGGAATGCTCCCCATCATGCAGGATATTCTCAGGAGAGACCGAAACCCTAACATCTTAAAATTTGCCAGCTCTAAAGTCTGTCCAAGTTGTGATGGAGCAAGAATCAAAGCTGAGCATCTAAAATACGAATGGCACGGGCTGAATTTTCAAGGCTGGATGGAGCTTTCATTGAGCGACTTATATGATAAACTTAATTCGCTAACACTTTCAGAAGGTGAAAAAACATTAGTGGATAAGATTTGCACTCAACTGTATGACCTTATTCGCCTGGGAATGGAGGATTATCAGTTGAGTGCCCCTAGTATAGAAATTTCCTCCGGTGATGCGCAAAGAATCAAATTGATTAATCAGGTGAATAGTAATTTGCAGGGGATTCTATATGTTTTTGATGAACCTTCTATAGGATTGTCATCAGACTATCAAAAATACTTACTCCACATACTGGATCGATTAATTAGAAGAGGCAATACGGTGATGGTGGTGGAGCATGATTTAGATTTCATCCAGTCCGCAGATTGGATAGTTGAATTGGGACCGCAGGCAGGTGTTCACGGTGGTGAAGTTGTTTTCAATGGCTCTATCGATGACTTCCTGAAGTGCAAGGACAATAGAAGTCCGACATTAGAAGCACTGAAAAAGGGAAATGCCGTAGATTATCCAATTCCAAACAAAGTCTCTGCCTACAATTTTGTACCTGAGGAGCAACAACTAACAGTGGTGAGTAGAAAGAACCCCCAAATACTACAAGGCATTTCCAGCTTTTGTGAAAAACAGGAACTGAACATGCATATGGTAACAGATCAACCGATTGGAAAAACGCCACGCAGTAACCCTGCTACATATACAGGCTTAGGGGATAAAATCCGAGATTTACTAGCCAAAACTTCGGACGCAAAAGAATCAAAATTAGCTAAAGGAGCCTTTTCCTTTAATAATAAAACAGGGAGATGTGAGGCCTGCGAAGGTGCTGGGGTGATTACCCTGTCCATGAGTGCGCTTGGGAATATCAATCAGATCTGTCCTACTTGTAATGGCAAGCGATTTAAAAAGAAAGTGCTCCTTGTAGAATGGATGGGAAAAAATATAGCAGACCTTTACGACTTAAGCATTGAAGCCGCCTATGATTTATTTTCAGGAGAAAAAAAGATTACTGAAATTCTTTCATTGATGTTGAAGCTGGGACTCGGTTACATCAAATTGGGGCAGCCTTCCAATACCTTGTCGGGAGGTGAGGCACAGCGAATAAAACTCACCAAACATTTCACTAAGAAATCGAAGAAGACAATTTTATTGCTGGAAGAACCCAGCATTGGCTTGCACCAAAAAAATGTAACACAATTGCTGAATGCCCTCCATGAACTGAAGCAACAAACTGCTGGTATCATTTGCTTTGAAAATCATGCGCTGTTCCAACAGAGCTGTGATACTTTAGTGGATAATGCACTTGAAGTAAAGCCCATAAAAATTAAGGAAGAACCTAAGCAGCAACGAGAATGGATCTCGATTCAGGGAGCTCGAACACATTCTCTAAAAGACTTAAATCTGGAAGTGCCCAAGCATCAATTATCTGTGGTTACAGGGATTTCGGGTTCCGGAAAATCATCGCTTGTGATTGACACGCTGCACGGCTACGGATTGCAGGAAATGACTAAGCAGTTCTCCAGTTATCAGCAATCACGAGTAGGCGTGAATTTTCAATTTGAAGTCAACCATATTGAAGGTCTCACACCAACCATTTGTATTACTAGAAAGCAAAAGAACTATTCAATTCGAACAGATATTACTAAGCAAACGGGGATTGATAAAATATTACGGTTTGCTTTTTCCCGAAAGGCACAATACGAAGGCGAGGATTTATCAGCCAGTCATTTTTCCAATAATCATGAATTAGGGAGATGTAAAGTTTGCGAAGGAATAGGTGAGGAATTATTACCTGATCTTCAAAAACTAGTGCTAGACGAGAAAAAAAGCATAGCCGATGGACTCTTCTCACACAACAAAGCAGTTGCATATTATGGTGATCCAGCAGGACAGCATATGGCAATCTTGAAGCAGGTTGGAGCGGAACACGGCTTTGGTTTAGAAACCCCTTTTAAAGAATTAAGTGACGATCAAAAAGAAATTCTCCTGCAAGGAACAGGGGAAAAAGTGTGGAAAGCTATCTGGGAATACAAAACCAAAACACGAACAGGAAGGCAAGACTTGACAATGCAGTGGGAAGGTCTATTCCATTACTTGCAAGATGAATATTTCAAAACACGAAAGAACAAAAACATTAGCCAGCTGACTTCTCTGTTTTCATTTAGTGAATGCAAACATTGTTTGGGCAGCGGATTAAAGCCGGAAAGATTGAAATTTACAATAGCCGGTAAATCTATTCATGATATTAAATCCATGGATTTTACGATCTTGAGTGATTGGCTAACGGCCAGTGACAAAGAAGTTGATGTGGAGGGAAAATTATTGGCTAAGATCGAACCTCATTTAATTAACACAATTGAGCGGGCAAAGCAATTGCATATTGACCATTTGCAACTCAACAGAAAATCACCAAGCCTTTCCGGTGGAGAAAATCAAAGAGTAGAACTGATCAAACAGCTGAATAGTCCATTAAAAGGTATTACCTATTTATTGGATGAGCCTACTGCCGGCTTGTCGAACGATAATATTCCGGATCTGATTCAAATCCTGAAAGAGTTGATTGCAAAAGGGAATACAGTCATCGTTATCGAACATAACAAAGACATTATTCATGCAGCAGATCATCTTGTACAGATTGGTCCCCAAGCTGGTAAGCTCGGTGGCTGTACTACCTATCAGGGCAATACGGAAGGTCTGCTAAAGCAAAACGATTGTCATCCTTTCCTGAAAGAGCCAAGCAAAGCAGTTGAGCTCAAAGATGGTAATAAACATATTAGGATTCGCAAATTAGCTAAACATACGTTGGTCAGAAATGAATTAGACCTACCCATTGGTGGCATCACTGCGCTGACCGGAAAATCAGGAATTGGCAAAACCACTTTGGTAAAAGAGATCATCATACCTAGTATAAAAACTGGAAAAGCGATTAACTGTGAAAAAATTGATTTTCCTAAAAATTATGAAGGCGCGCAGTATTTTGAACCTAAAAAGCTCAACAGCCATTCCGCTACACTTTTGGTTTCTTACTTAGATTTACTCAAGGACATTACCAAAATAATGGCTAATGAAACAGAGGCAAAGCCAGCTGACTTTTCTTATAAAACAAAGGGAAGTCAGTGCCCAAACTGTAAAGGAAAAGGTTTTGTAGAAACCAGTCTGGACGTAGCAGCCAATGCTATTGAAAAATGTGAAGACTGTGATGGCAAGCGCTATCAAAAACACATTCTTCAGTATGAAGTGCAGGGACGAAATATAGCTGATATTCTGGATTTTAATATTACAGAATTAATAGCATGGTTTACGGATTTTAAAGTGTCGAATTCTACGCTTAATTTTATCAAAAGCCTAGAGAAAATCGGTTTGGCCCATTTGAGTTTAGGGCAAAGCGTCCAGTCACTTTCCTCAGGTGAAAAGCAACGATTATTACTGCTACGCTGGCTTCAAGATGCTCCCAAAAATGAGCTTTTTATTTTAGATGAGCCGAGCACGGGATTGCATTATGCGGATATTGATTTGCTATATACCATTTTAGCGAAACTGAGTACCCACAATGATATATTAGTGATTGATCATAATCCATACTTATTGAAAATGATTGGGGTTGGAGTGGTTTTGAATTGAATTTGCTATTACTATTTGTTCATAGATAAAAGTGCGGGTCAACTTTCTCCCAACTTTGCACAAACGGACGCTCGCTCTATCGCAATTTGATGCATTTTAGCACTGGTTCAAGCATCCGCTTGAACCAATTAGAGAACATGTAAACGCATTTACCGAGGAAAACAGAAGGACGTTTTAGCTTAATCCTCTGCAAGTATTTTTCTCAGACCAGTTAAGGTTGTGAAAGGTAGTTCAGCAATTGAAATGTTAGCAAGCCAAACCGGAATGTTTTCGCCAGGCTCAGAATGAAATTGATAGGTTAACTCCGTGTATTTTCCTGAAGATTTTAATTTTATAAAGCCCTTCGCCTTCCTCATTCGAACAATTCCTTTTTTTTCGGGAAGATAATCAGGAATTCCTTCCAGGGATATGAACACCTCTTTAGAGTTAACATTATCGATGACCATTTTGTAAACCATATCTCTATTGTTGTAAGGCCACGGAAAAATAGTCTCTACGTAATTGTACTGGATGCCATTTCCCTGATCAAGCACGTTTGCTGTTTTCGTGAAACCATACCATTCGGTGTAGTTATTAGCATTTTCCAATACTTCCACTATTTCATTTGGCGATGCCTCAATCAGCATAAAAGCTTTGAACGATTTGAATTCTGAATCCTCCTCAAATCTAGTGTATACGATAATATCGTCTTCAGACAAGTCCACTTCCCAGGCGGTTTGAGAAAGCACCGAAATTGAATTTCCCGCAAAGACTATAGATAGAACGAGTGTCTGTATATTCATGCTTACTTATGCTAGAGAATGGATTCTTTGGTTTGATACAACCTCATGAAATAGTAAAGGAACAGAAGGAAAAAAATGACGTCTCCAATTATTACTATGAAAACCACAGATCCCGCCAAACCTGATAAATAGAATTTTAGTAGTGAAATAGCAAAACCCACTTTTCCAATTCCTCCCACAACCACAATACCTGTATGTCGCAGCGGATTGTAGGCAACAATAGCATAACCAATGAAATATACCAGGGTGGTGCCCCATGCCCCTTGATAAATTCCATAGAAAAGTGGGTCCGCCAAATCCCTATTGAAGAACCCATGAAAAGTGTAAGCGGTATTAAAATACCCGAAAATAGCCCCTATTAAATTCCATACTGCTGATATGATGAAAAAGGCTCTAAAGAATGTAATCTCTTTACTTTGCATGTCATAAAATATAGATGTTGATCATTAAACTCTATGGCAAAGTTGCAGCTATAAAAGGCCATTTGCATTTACATATGTAAAGAAATCAGTGCTGCGACATGGATTTTCTGATCCGGCTAAGTTGGGTTGCACTGATGCCCAAGTATGCTGCTATATGATACTGTGCTATTTGCTGTTCGATTCCTGGATACTCCTGCTGAAGAATTACATAGCGTTTTTCAGCATCCAGCAAGGCCATCTCAATTTCTTTTTTCTCATTACTTAAAAAATATCTTTCTGCGATGATTCTTCTAAGCCTTTCAACTTCAAAATTGCCTGCAGACAATTCTTCGATTCGACCAAAGGAAGCTTTCCAAAGTTTACAATCCGTGAGGGCTTGCTGAGCTACTTCATTTTTCTGTTTACTGATAAGAGAAGCATAGGAACCAATAATCGATGGGGCTGAAAAAAATGTTTTATTATACTCTTTACCTTCATTATTAATGTAATATGCTCGAACGATACCGGACTCCAAAAACGCAATTTCTTTCGCATACTGTCCTTTTCGTATGAAGTATTCTCCTTTTTTTAATTCTGCAGGGACGAATAGATCTTTCATCAGACTGATAGCCTCCTCTGAAAGGGGTATGACATTACTAAAGAATGCAATTAAATTTCTCATGAGTATATGACTCGTCAATTTCTCTAATATCGTAATTTAGATGATATGGTGACTGCTTTTACCTCTAAAATTTTACGAACTGATTTTTACAATATGGCAAGATACCAAAGTCACTCAACTGAAACTGCAATGTCCTTTTAATTCTTGAGAACTGACCGTGGTACAATGGCTCTTTGACAGCATTAAGAAATCAACCAGCTTCTTAGGGCAGGACAGGTTAAATTGATATTAAACATTTTAACTATCTAATCCCGAAAATATTTTTCTTCTCTCAGCGCATCATCCTTTCATCCGCCTTAAAAGCGCCCCGCATATGCAAGATCCACTGCGATTCATCGAGGGGAGAAACCCCTTTATAAGGACGGATTTTATCATCCGTAAGTGTTGTTTTTTCATATCCATCTAGCCTCAGTTTTAGACGGCCTTTGCCCGAAGTGGTGGCATTAAACTTGATCCCATAGTCCATAGCTTCCGCTACGGCAACTCGACCTTTCAAAATGAAAAAATCCCCATCAAAAAGCGGTGCTTCTATCTGTGCTCTCATTTGATTAAGATCGCTGGAAATAGGGCCAAGTAGATCCTGCTGAGCTTTAATTTCAAAAGCATACATTGGTTCCAAAAGATCCGTCCCTGCGTTCTCCAGACCTCTGAGAACACCCATTGGAGTTGCTAATAAGAAATCTCCGGGGTTAGAGTGCACGATATGCTCTTCACCTTTGATCAAAGTGATCTTGATATCGGTAACTTCATAGCCATGCAGGCCTTGCTTTAAGGTCCACGGAATGGCTCTTTTCACTTCATTGATATATTTCTGGCTGATATCGCTAGTGCGTACTTTGTTTTCAAAGCTCACACCACTTCCCGCTTCTCCAGGTTCTATTAAGAAAGTCATAATGGCCCAACAAGGCTTCGGCATCCAATAGCGAACAAAGCCTTCAGCAGATTGACCAGGCGTCTCTTTATAAATCACTTTAGGCGGAAGGAACTCTGCTTCAATTCCCCATCTTTGGCTTAGACTGTCTTTCAACACTTCGGTTTGAATAGGCCCCAAAATTTTGAGATGAAACTCTCTGTCGTCCTTAAACCATTTAAAATCTAAAATAGGATCTTCCACATTGAAAATTTCTAATGCTTCTCCTAATTTCTGGTAATCCTTCTCATCTAAAGCCTTTACCTCCACCGCCAGTACGGCATTGCTGATTTTGGAGTAAGAATCTGCAAGTTTTTCATTGCCTAAAATATCTCCAGCAAGGATGATATCAGAAGTAGTGATCAAACCGATTTCTCCTCGATGGAGCTCTGAAACTTGCTCCAAACCTGCGGCTTCGGCTTTAAAAATTTGGTTGATTTTTATGTCTTTGCCCAGTTCTTGTGAAGGAATGCTGTCTTTGGTTTTTAAGAGACTGCCATAAGACTTGATATAGGCTAACCTTCCCAGTTTTTCGTGGAATTCTACTTTAAAAACCTTGCCAGCAGGCGTAGAAAAATAATGCGAAGGAGGAGGAATCAACTTTTCCACCTGATCTAATAAGGCTTCAATCCCTAGCCCTAACTTAGCACTTCCAAAAAGCACAGGATAAAGACTTCCGTTGTGAATATGCGGGATGGCTTGCGCCAAAATGGTAGACATTTCGCCTGTATTTGCTTCCAGGTATTTTTCCAGAAAAGCCTCATCACATTCGGCT
This is a stretch of genomic DNA from Marivirga harenae. It encodes these proteins:
- a CDS encoding ATP-binding cassette domain-containing protein is translated as MKIINAHQNNLKNIDLTIPENQLIVVTGLSGSGKSSLAMGVIANEGYRYFLESLPAYNQQNGQLIPTAEVDDIQDLPPVIKVEQSKRFQSINTTFGTLSELTSIFRILFARYSGEETMSKSLFSFNHPRGACEICRGIGDAEYIDLEKLIGDENKTLREGAITTTLPGGYIVYSQITVEELNKVCNAHGFNVDIPWKELTAEQQDVVLNGSDRLKVFYGKHGLESRLRWEGIKAKPREEGYYKGMLPIMQDILRRDRNPNILKFASSKVCPSCDGARIKAEHLKYEWHGLNFQGWMELSLSDLYDKLNSLTLSEGEKTLVDKICTQLYDLIRLGMEDYQLSAPSIEISSGDAQRIKLINQVNSNLQGILYVFDEPSIGLSSDYQKYLLHILDRLIRRGNTVMVVEHDLDFIQSADWIVELGPQAGVHGGEVVFNGSIDDFLKCKDNRSPTLEALKKGNAVDYPIPNKVSAYNFVPEEQQLTVVSRKNPQILQGISSFCEKQELNMHMVTDQPIGKTPRSNPATYTGLGDKIRDLLAKTSDAKESKLAKGAFSFNNKTGRCEACEGAGVITLSMSALGNINQICPTCNGKRFKKKVLLVEWMGKNIADLYDLSIEAAYDLFSGEKKITEILSLMLKLGLGYIKLGQPSNTLSGGEAQRIKLTKHFTKKSKKTILLLEEPSIGLHQKNVTQLLNALHELKQQTAGIICFENHALFQQSCDTLVDNALEVKPIKIKEEPKQQREWISIQGARTHSLKDLNLEVPKHQLSVVTGISGSGKSSLVIDTLHGYGLQEMTKQFSSYQQSRVGVNFQFEVNHIEGLTPTICITRKQKNYSIRTDITKQTGIDKILRFAFSRKAQYEGEDLSASHFSNNHELGRCKVCEGIGEELLPDLQKLVLDEKKSIADGLFSHNKAVAYYGDPAGQHMAILKQVGAEHGFGLETPFKELSDDQKEILLQGTGEKVWKAIWEYKTKTRTGRQDLTMQWEGLFHYLQDEYFKTRKNKNISQLTSLFSFSECKHCLGSGLKPERLKFTIAGKSIHDIKSMDFTILSDWLTASDKEVDVEGKLLAKIEPHLINTIERAKQLHIDHLQLNRKSPSLSGGENQRVELIKQLNSPLKGITYLLDEPTAGLSNDNIPDLIQILKELIAKGNTVIVIEHNKDIIHAADHLVQIGPQAGKLGGCTTYQGNTEGLLKQNDCHPFLKEPSKAVELKDGNKHIRIRKLAKHTLVRNELDLPIGGITALTGKSGIGKTTLVKEIIIPSIKTGKAINCEKIDFPKNYEGAQYFEPKKLNSHSATLLVSYLDLLKDITKIMANETEAKPADFSYKTKGSQCPNCKGKGFVETSLDVAANAIEKCEDCDGKRYQKHILQYEVQGRNIADILDFNITELIAWFTDFKVSNSTLNFIKSLEKIGLAHLSLGQSVQSLSSGEKQRLLLLRWLQDAPKNELFILDEPSTGLHYADIDLLYTILAKLSTHNDILVIDHNPYLLKMIGVGVVLN
- a CDS encoding START domain-containing protein, whose product is MNIQTLVLSIVFAGNSISVLSQTAWEVDLSEDDIIVYTRFEEDSEFKSFKAFMLIEASPNEIVEVLENANNYTEWYGFTKTANVLDQGNGIQYNYVETIFPWPYNNRDMVYKMVIDNVNSKEVFISLEGIPDYLPEKKGIVRMRKAKGFIKLKSSGKYTELTYQFHSEPGENIPVWLANISIAELPFTTLTGLRKILAED
- a CDS encoding Crp/Fnr family transcriptional regulator codes for the protein MRNLIAFFSNVIPLSEEAISLMKDLFVPAELKKGEYFIRKGQYAKEIAFLESGIVRAYYINNEGKEYNKTFFSAPSIIGSYASLISKQKNEVAQQALTDCKLWKASFGRIEELSAGNFEVERLRRIIAERYFLSNEKKEIEMALLDAEKRYVILQQEYPGIEQQIAQYHIAAYLGISATQLSRIRKSMSQH
- a CDS encoding elongation factor G, encoding MSAKRNLTIGILAHVDAGKTSLTECLLHEAGATNTQGSVDKGSAITDGLALEKSRGISIKAASVNFNWKQTQFQLVDTPGHIDFAAEVDRALSVLDAVILVVSAKEGVQAHTLNLWESLKERNLPVIIFFNKIDRDGVFPEQVFADFQRELDAKLFALNLPDLSDSQQIQVMPFEASSNHRDHAILDSSLENLAECDEAFLEKYLEANTGEMSTILAQAIPHIHNGSLYPVLFGSAKLGLGIEALLDQVEKLIPPPSHYFSTPAGKVFKVEFHEKLGRLAYIKSYGSLLKTKDSIPSQELGKDIKINQIFKAEAAGLEQVSELHRGEIGLITTSDIILAGDILGNEKLADSYSKISNAVLAVEVKALDEKDYQKLGEALEIFNVEDPILDFKWFKDDREFHLKILGPIQTEVLKDSLSQRWGIEAEFLPPKVIYKETPGQSAEGFVRYWMPKPCWAIMTFLIEPGEAGSGVSFENKVRTSDISQKYINEVKRAIPWTLKQGLHGYEVTDIKITLIKGEEHIVHSNPGDFLLATPMGVLRGLENAGTDLLEPMYAFEIKAQQDLLGPISSDLNQMRAQIEAPLFDGDFFILKGRVAVAEAMDYGIKFNATTSGKGRLKLRLDGYEKTTLTDDKIRPYKGVSPLDESQWILHMRGAFKADERMMR